The following coding sequences are from one Microbacterium sp. SORGH_AS_0969 window:
- the topA gene encoding type I DNA topoisomerase produces the protein MANGKKLVIVESPTKMKSIQGYLGDDYEVLSSVGHIRDLASKKEIPADKKAAYGKYSIDVENDFDPYYVVNDRKTKTVAELKRALKTADEVLLATDGDREGEAIAWHLLEVLKPKVPVRRMIFHEITKDAIRDAAEHTRDLDVSLVDAQETRRVLDRLYGWDVSPVLWRKVGSGREGTALSAGRVQSAATRMVVERERERMAFVSASYWDVEARASQAGSSFTTRLNRLDGAPIARGGDYDDNGQLKKAVVVLDEAQARALADAVTAAGRATVAKVEAKPGTRSPRAPFTTSTMQQEAGRKLSMSAKHAMGVAQRLYEKGFITYMRTDSVALSAQAISAARAQAVSLYGDKAVPANPRVYKSKSKNAQEAHEAIRPSGETFRTPASVASSLDRDEQKLYDLIWKRTVASQMADAKYETTTVTLTVQAEEKVAEFTASGTVYTFKGFLEAYEEGADEKRNGRDDDEDQSLPAVAVGDELAVSDVEPKGHSTSPKPRYTEASLVKALEEKGIGRPSTFASIIGVILDRGYVTKRGQALVPSWLAFSVVRLLEEHFADLVDYDFTAALEDDLDAIARGEQRRTEWLKEFYFGSDKQIGLRHIVDNLGEIDARELNSTRITDTATLRFGKYGPYLEVTEPGADPEAKPRIVNIPEDLAPDELTPEKAQELIDAPVAGDRVLGENPENGKLVVVKDGRFGPYVQEVEPEDPEEVDPATGEVVEQPKKKTTKKDAAPKPRTASLFRSMSVDTIDLDTALQLLSLPRVVGVDPESGAEVTAQNGRFGPYLKKGTDSRSLDNEQQIFDITLEEALAKYAEPKYGARRASSALKEFDADPVSGKPIKLKDGRFGPYVTDGETNATVPRGEDAMAITFERAVELIADKRAKGPAPKKTAARKTTTTRKAPAKKS, from the coding sequence GTGGCAAACGGCAAGAAGCTCGTGATCGTCGAGTCCCCGACCAAGATGAAGTCGATTCAGGGATACCTCGGTGACGACTATGAGGTCCTCAGCTCGGTCGGGCACATCCGCGACCTCGCGTCGAAGAAAGAGATCCCGGCCGACAAGAAGGCGGCATACGGGAAGTACTCGATCGACGTCGAGAACGACTTCGACCCCTACTACGTCGTCAACGACCGCAAGACGAAAACGGTCGCCGAGCTGAAGCGGGCGTTGAAGACGGCCGACGAAGTCCTGCTCGCCACTGATGGTGACCGCGAGGGCGAAGCCATCGCGTGGCACCTCCTCGAGGTCCTGAAGCCCAAGGTCCCCGTGCGACGCATGATCTTCCACGAGATCACGAAGGACGCCATCCGCGACGCCGCGGAGCACACGCGCGACCTCGACGTCTCGCTCGTCGACGCGCAGGAGACCCGTCGCGTCCTCGACCGCCTCTACGGGTGGGACGTCTCACCGGTCCTCTGGCGAAAGGTCGGTTCCGGCCGCGAGGGCACCGCGCTCAGCGCGGGCCGCGTGCAGTCCGCCGCGACCCGCATGGTGGTCGAGCGCGAGCGAGAGCGCATGGCCTTCGTGTCGGCGTCGTACTGGGACGTCGAGGCTCGCGCGTCGCAGGCGGGTTCGTCGTTCACCACGCGACTGAACCGACTCGACGGAGCCCCGATCGCACGCGGTGGCGACTACGACGACAACGGTCAGCTGAAGAAGGCCGTCGTCGTCCTCGACGAGGCGCAGGCTCGCGCGCTCGCCGACGCCGTGACCGCCGCCGGACGCGCGACGGTCGCCAAGGTCGAGGCCAAACCGGGAACCCGCAGCCCCCGTGCCCCCTTCACGACCTCCACGATGCAGCAGGAGGCCGGTCGCAAACTCTCGATGAGCGCCAAGCACGCCATGGGCGTCGCGCAGCGGCTCTATGAGAAGGGGTTCATCACCTATATGCGTACCGACTCCGTCGCGCTCTCCGCCCAGGCGATCTCGGCGGCTCGCGCCCAGGCGGTGTCGCTCTACGGCGACAAGGCCGTGCCCGCCAACCCCCGCGTCTACAAGAGCAAGTCGAAGAACGCGCAGGAAGCGCACGAAGCCATCCGCCCCTCGGGCGAGACCTTCCGGACCCCGGCGTCCGTGGCCTCCTCACTCGACCGCGACGAGCAGAAGCTCTACGACCTCATCTGGAAGCGCACCGTCGCCAGCCAGATGGCGGATGCCAAGTACGAGACGACCACCGTCACCCTCACGGTCCAGGCGGAAGAGAAGGTCGCGGAGTTCACGGCATCCGGAACCGTCTACACCTTCAAGGGCTTCCTCGAGGCCTACGAGGAAGGCGCCGACGAGAAGCGCAACGGCCGTGACGACGACGAAGACCAGTCGCTGCCCGCGGTCGCCGTGGGCGACGAGCTCGCCGTCAGCGACGTCGAGCCCAAGGGGCACAGCACCTCACCGAAGCCGCGGTACACCGAGGCGAGCCTCGTCAAGGCGCTCGAAGAGAAGGGGATCGGTCGTCCCTCGACCTTCGCCAGCATCATCGGCGTGATCCTCGACCGCGGGTACGTCACGAAGCGCGGCCAGGCGCTCGTTCCGAGCTGGCTCGCGTTCAGCGTCGTCCGTCTGCTCGAGGAGCACTTCGCCGACCTGGTCGACTACGACTTCACCGCGGCCCTCGAAGACGACCTCGACGCGATCGCCCGCGGCGAGCAGCGTCGCACCGAGTGGCTCAAGGAGTTCTACTTCGGCTCCGACAAGCAGATCGGTCTGCGTCACATCGTCGACAACCTCGGCGAGATCGACGCGCGTGAGCTCAACTCCACGCGGATCACCGACACCGCGACGCTCCGTTTCGGCAAGTACGGCCCGTACCTCGAGGTCACCGAGCCCGGCGCCGATCCCGAGGCGAAGCCGCGCATCGTCAACATCCCCGAGGATCTCGCGCCTGACGAGCTCACCCCAGAGAAGGCGCAGGAGCTCATCGACGCTCCCGTGGCCGGTGACCGTGTGCTCGGGGAGAACCCTGAGAACGGCAAGCTCGTCGTCGTGAAGGACGGCCGCTTCGGTCCGTACGTGCAAGAGGTCGAGCCCGAGGACCCCGAGGAGGTCGACCCCGCCACGGGTGAGGTCGTCGAGCAGCCGAAGAAGAAGACGACGAAGAAGGATGCGGCTCCCAAGCCGCGCACCGCGTCGCTGTTCCGCTCGATGTCGGTCGACACCATCGACCTCGACACCGCGCTGCAGTTGCTGTCGCTCCCGCGTGTCGTGGGCGTCGACCCTGAGTCGGGGGCCGAGGTCACGGCGCAGAACGGGCGCTTCGGCCCGTATCTGAAGAAGGGCACCGACTCGCGTTCGCTCGACAACGAGCAGCAGATCTTCGACATCACGCTCGAAGAGGCCCTCGCGAAGTACGCCGAGCCCAAGTACGGGGCACGTCGCGCGTCGAGCGCCCTGAAGGAGTTCGACGCCGATCCCGTGAGCGGCAAGCCGATCAAGCTCAAGGACGGCCGCTTCGGTCCGTACGTCACCGACGGCGAGACGAACGCCACGGTCCCGCGCGGTGAGGATGCCATGGCCATCACCTTCGAGCGCGCCGTCGAGCTCATCGCCGACAAGCGTGCCAAGGGTCCCGCCCCGAAGAAGACCGCCGCACGGAAGACGACGACCACCCGCAAGGCCCCGGCGAAGAAGTCGTGA
- the tmk gene encoding dTMP kinase, with translation MTADSTRPPRAPRAATAGGPGLFVTFEGGDGAGKTTQAALLEEWLRESGRETVRTREPGGTEVGILVRDIVLHHRGHIAPRAEALLYAADRAHHVETVVRPAIARGEVVIQDRYLDSSVAYQGAGRVLDSDDIRELSLWATGGLLPDLTVLLDLDPAAARTRLDADAKPFDRLEAEKEEFHARVRAGFLTLAAAEPARFLVLDARQPVPVLAARVREAVASRIG, from the coding sequence GTGACCGCGGATTCGACCCGGCCGCCGCGCGCTCCCCGAGCCGCGACGGCCGGGGGACCCGGTCTGTTCGTCACGTTCGAGGGCGGCGACGGCGCAGGCAAGACCACCCAGGCGGCGCTCCTCGAGGAGTGGCTTCGCGAGAGCGGCCGCGAGACCGTCCGCACGCGTGAACCCGGCGGTACCGAGGTGGGCATCCTCGTGCGCGACATCGTGCTGCACCACCGCGGACACATCGCGCCACGCGCCGAGGCTCTGCTCTACGCGGCGGATCGCGCGCACCACGTCGAGACCGTCGTCCGCCCGGCGATCGCGCGCGGCGAGGTCGTCATCCAGGACCGGTACCTCGACTCCTCCGTCGCGTACCAGGGGGCCGGGCGAGTGCTCGACTCCGACGACATCCGCGAGCTTTCACTGTGGGCGACCGGCGGGCTGCTTCCCGATCTGACCGTGCTCCTCGACCTCGACCCCGCTGCGGCCCGGACGCGCCTCGACGCAGACGCCAAGCCGTTCGACCGACTCGAGGCCGAGAAGGAGGAGTTCCACGCTCGGGTGCGCGCGGGTTTCCTGACCCTCGCGGCGGCCGAGCCCGCACGCTTCCTCGTGCTGGACGCACGCCAGCCCGTGCCCGTCCTCGCCGCCCGCGTGCGCGAGGCCGTGGCATCGCGTATCGGGTGA
- a CDS encoding DNA polymerase III subunit delta', with translation MPAVLDPSPDVAVPAPFPWDAVWGQPEAVQTLQAAASDPSALAHAWLITGPPGSGRSTLAYAFAAALIADPGDIPAQRQVIARTHPDLTALRTEQVVIRIDEARRLVERASFAPSLGRYRVIVVEDADRMAERTSNVLLKALEEPPEQTVWVLCAPSDADLLPTIRSRVRVLRLREPSVSDVAALIVERTGAAPDVAEESARHAQRHIGMAQRLATDDDARARRAETLAAVLGVRGIGDAVEVAGRIVRLATDDAKALTATRDEEERRNLLRMLGVAEGAAVPPSVRGQVNALEDDQKRRATRSLRDGIDRVLTDLQSLFRDVVMLQFGRDTDLVNSERADDLRVLAGEWSPARTLGVLDRISETRRNLEQNAAPLLALESLLITVADGSAP, from the coding sequence ATGCCCGCCGTGCTCGACCCCTCACCCGACGTGGCCGTTCCCGCGCCGTTCCCCTGGGACGCCGTGTGGGGACAGCCCGAGGCCGTACAGACGCTGCAGGCGGCGGCCTCCGACCCCTCGGCTCTCGCGCACGCCTGGCTCATCACCGGGCCTCCCGGTTCGGGCCGTTCCACCCTCGCCTACGCCTTCGCGGCTGCGCTCATCGCCGACCCGGGTGACATACCCGCACAGCGTCAGGTGATCGCCCGTACCCATCCCGACCTCACGGCGCTCCGGACCGAGCAGGTCGTCATCCGCATCGACGAAGCGCGCCGGCTCGTCGAACGCGCCTCGTTCGCCCCCTCGCTCGGGCGATACCGCGTCATCGTGGTCGAAGACGCCGACCGCATGGCCGAGCGCACCTCCAACGTCCTCCTCAAGGCGCTCGAAGAGCCGCCCGAGCAGACGGTATGGGTGCTCTGCGCGCCCAGCGACGCCGACCTGCTCCCCACGATCCGCTCGCGAGTTCGCGTCCTGCGCCTGCGAGAGCCCTCGGTTTCCGATGTCGCGGCACTCATCGTCGAGCGCACGGGGGCCGCCCCCGATGTCGCCGAAGAGTCGGCCCGTCACGCGCAGCGCCACATCGGAATGGCTCAGCGGCTCGCGACTGACGACGACGCGCGCGCCCGTCGGGCTGAGACGCTCGCCGCGGTCCTCGGCGTCCGCGGCATCGGCGACGCCGTCGAGGTCGCCGGGCGGATCGTGCGGCTCGCGACCGACGACGCCAAGGCGCTGACCGCGACCCGAGACGAAGAAGAGCGACGCAACCTGCTGCGCATGCTCGGTGTCGCCGAGGGCGCCGCGGTCCCCCCGTCGGTGCGCGGCCAGGTCAACGCCCTCGAGGACGACCAGAAGCGGCGGGCGACACGGAGCCTCCGCGACGGAATCGATCGCGTGCTGACAGACCTGCAGTCGCTCTTCCGCGACGTCGTCATGCTGCAGTTCGGCCGCGACACCGATCTGGTCAACAGCGAGCGCGCCGACGACCTCCGCGTGCTCGCGGGGGAGTGGTCTCCGGCGCGCACGCTCGGCGTACTCGATCGGATCTCCGAGACCCGGCGCAATCTCGAGCAGAACGCAGCCCCCCTGCTCGCGCTCGAGAGTCTGCTGATCACCGTGGCCGACGGGTCGGCACCGTGA
- a CDS encoding alpha/beta hydrolase — MNARRRVVALVAGLATAILALAGCLYAQIPPAAPAPGPSLAPQTDGVAPELLPYYSQALTWEECGTGLDCTTVTAPRDYSDPSKGDLQLAVVRHRATSGTPLGSLLTNPGGPGASGVDLVKSSLSILVDQKLADAYDVIGFDPRGVGASTAVSCYDAKGLDSYFYDIPPGARGSDEREQALKERAAAFAQACDANSDGILPYISTENSARDMDLLRAVLGDPKLNYLGFSYGSFLGTTYAGLFPERVGRMVLDGGIDPTQSQSEASIGQAEGFEQSLRAFMADCLNLSECPYGGSVDDAMSDLAATLARVDARPITASDGRQLGGDTLMTAIVAALYSQDSWPYLRAALTDVGNGRADVAFQLADFYNDRQGGSYASNTMEAFIAYNCMDYPDEGSDADDAAFRQRLAEAAPTTAPYWEGVDVCASWPAPPTGTRGAITAEGSPPIVVIGTTGDPATPYVGAQRLAEQLSEGVLITNVGEGHLGYNKGKACVTDAVDAYLVDGTVPENGLRCE; from the coding sequence GTGAACGCGCGTCGTCGCGTCGTCGCCCTCGTCGCTGGTCTCGCGACCGCGATCCTCGCCCTCGCGGGTTGTCTCTACGCCCAGATCCCGCCTGCCGCACCGGCCCCGGGGCCCTCTCTCGCGCCGCAGACCGACGGCGTGGCCCCCGAGCTGCTGCCCTACTACTCGCAGGCGTTGACCTGGGAGGAGTGCGGCACCGGTCTCGACTGCACCACGGTCACGGCCCCCCGCGACTACAGCGACCCCTCGAAGGGTGATCTGCAGCTCGCCGTCGTCCGACACCGCGCGACCTCCGGCACGCCCCTCGGCTCGCTCCTGACCAATCCCGGCGGCCCCGGCGCCAGTGGCGTCGACCTCGTGAAGTCGTCGCTGTCGATCCTCGTCGACCAGAAGCTGGCCGACGCGTACGACGTGATCGGCTTCGATCCCCGCGGCGTGGGTGCCTCGACGGCGGTCAGCTGCTACGACGCGAAGGGTCTCGACAGCTACTTCTACGACATCCCGCCCGGCGCGCGCGGCAGCGACGAGCGCGAGCAGGCCCTGAAGGAGCGCGCCGCCGCCTTCGCCCAGGCGTGCGACGCGAACAGCGACGGCATCCTGCCCTACATCAGCACCGAGAACTCCGCACGCGACATGGACCTGCTGCGCGCGGTCCTGGGCGACCCGAAGCTCAACTACCTGGGCTTCTCGTACGGATCGTTCCTCGGCACCACCTACGCGGGACTCTTCCCCGAACGGGTCGGCCGCATGGTGCTCGACGGGGGGATCGACCCGACCCAGTCGCAGTCCGAGGCCTCGATCGGTCAGGCCGAGGGCTTCGAGCAGTCCCTGCGCGCCTTCATGGCCGACTGTCTCAACCTGTCGGAGTGCCCCTACGGGGGCTCCGTCGACGATGCGATGTCCGACCTGGCGGCGACGCTCGCCCGGGTCGACGCGCGCCCGATCACGGCGAGCGACGGGCGTCAGCTCGGCGGAGACACGCTCATGACGGCGATCGTCGCCGCGCTCTACAGCCAAGACAGTTGGCCGTACCTGCGTGCAGCCCTGACGGATGTCGGCAACGGCCGCGCCGACGTCGCGTTCCAGCTCGCCGACTTCTACAACGATCGCCAGGGCGGCAGCTACGCCAGCAACACCATGGAAGCCTTCATCGCGTACAACTGCATGGACTACCCCGACGAGGGGTCCGATGCCGATGACGCGGCGTTCCGTCAACGTCTGGCCGAGGCCGCCCCGACGACGGCCCCGTACTGGGAGGGTGTCGACGTCTGCGCCTCATGGCCGGCCCCGCCGACCGGGACGCGCGGAGCGATCACGGCGGAGGGCTCGCCGCCCATCGTCGTCATCGGAACCACGGGCGACCCCGCCACCCCCTACGTGGGGGCGCAGCGCCTCGCCGAGCAGCTCTCGGAGGGCGTCCTCATCACGAACGTCGGCGAAGGCCACCTCGGTTACAACAAGGGCAAAGCGTGCGTGACCGACGCCGTCGATGCTTATCTCGTCGACGGGACCGTGCCCGAGAACGGCCTGCGCTGCGAGTGA
- the deoC gene encoding deoxyribose-phosphate aldolase has protein sequence MTAPVTDLARYIDHTLLKPEATRADVERIIAEGAELGTYSVCLSPSFLPVDVPAGLKVAVVCGFPSGKHHAEVKAAEAALSVAQGADEIDMVIDVGAAIEGRYDIVETEIRAVRAAAPAPTVLKVIIESAALSDDAIVAVCEAAVAASADFVKTSTGFHPAGGASVHAVELMKRTVGDRAEVKASGGIRTRAAAEEMIAAGATRLGLSSSREILADLSATGDY, from the coding sequence ATGACCGCGCCCGTCACCGACCTGGCCCGCTACATCGACCACACGCTGCTCAAGCCCGAGGCCACGCGCGCCGACGTCGAGCGCATCATCGCCGAGGGCGCTGAGCTCGGCACGTACAGCGTCTGCCTGTCGCCGTCGTTCCTGCCCGTCGATGTGCCCGCCGGGCTCAAGGTCGCGGTCGTGTGCGGTTTCCCGAGCGGCAAGCACCACGCCGAGGTCAAGGCCGCCGAGGCCGCGCTCTCCGTGGCCCAGGGTGCCGACGAGATCGACATGGTCATCGACGTGGGCGCGGCGATCGAGGGACGCTACGACATCGTCGAGACCGAGATCCGCGCCGTGCGTGCCGCCGCTCCCGCGCCCACGGTTCTCAAGGTCATCATCGAGTCGGCTGCACTCTCCGACGACGCCATCGTCGCCGTCTGCGAGGCGGCGGTCGCCGCGAGCGCCGACTTCGTGAAGACCTCGACGGGCTTCCACCCCGCCGGCGGCGCGAGCGTGCACGCGGTCGAGCTCATGAAGCGCACCGTGGGCGATCGCGCCGAGGTCAAGGCATCCGGGGGCATTCGCACCCGCGCCGCGGCCGAAGAGATGATCGCCGCGGGCGCCACGCGGCTGGGTCTGTCGTCGAGCCGCGAGATCCTCGCCGACCTCTCGGCGACCGGCGACTACTGA
- a CDS encoding efflux RND transporter permease subunit, whose protein sequence is MARSSSTPALRRDRVAPRVSRWLRIGIPSLLVLIWVVGGSIGGPFFGKVDEVATNDQSSFLPQSADATRVSERLTDFTGGDTIPALIVAETTDGTALSDAQLTALKTLATAAAELEGVEGEASPPVVSEDGQAAQIFLPLDSSGEVREVVEAVRTLVASDVPAGVQAWVTGPAGFTADLVKGFLGIDGLLLIVALGAVFVILVVVYRSPLLPILVLLTSVFALCVALLTVWWLAFAGIVVLNGQVQGILFILVIGAATDYALLYVARFREAIGAGDKRWDATIRAWKGAVEPILASGGTVIAGLLCLLLSDLATNRALGPIASIGIAFAVLSALTFLPALLALFGRAAFWPFLPKAGATDLPDDLTAPVKGLWPRQARFVARRARPVWIVCTVVLLAACAGLTQLRADGVPSSDLVLGASEARDGQAALAEHFPGGSGSPAYVLVAEDRAATAVEVLDRASGIDSVAVLSTDAIGGQAPVQAVDGSLVTTAFGPPGTPAPAPTVSDGDVLLAATLTDTADSAAADDTVRQLRVDLADALGEGTALVGGVTATDIDSIDTSIRDRTLIIPIVLAVILLILMALLRSIVAPVLLIGTVILSFGAALGVSALVFNGPLDFPGADPSVPLYGFVFLVALGVDYNIFLMSRVREESLAHGTRSGILRGLVATGGVITSAGLVLAATFAALGVIPILFLAQLAFIVAFGVLLDTFVVRSLLVPALAYDLGSAIWWPSKLWRRDHAQSASGASAGRDPRDGQPATRGSARRLDA, encoded by the coding sequence ATGGCTCGCTCCTCCTCCACCCCTGCTCTTCGTCGCGACCGCGTCGCGCCGCGCGTCTCACGCTGGCTGCGCATCGGCATCCCGAGCCTGCTCGTGCTGATCTGGGTGGTCGGCGGATCGATCGGCGGCCCGTTCTTCGGCAAGGTCGACGAGGTCGCGACGAACGACCAGTCGTCGTTCCTTCCGCAGTCGGCGGATGCCACGCGCGTCAGCGAGCGTCTCACCGACTTCACCGGCGGCGACACGATCCCGGCACTCATCGTCGCCGAGACGACGGACGGCACGGCGCTCTCGGACGCGCAGCTGACGGCGTTGAAGACTCTCGCCACCGCGGCCGCCGAACTCGAGGGAGTCGAGGGGGAGGCATCCCCACCCGTCGTCTCCGAGGACGGGCAGGCCGCGCAGATCTTCCTGCCCCTCGACAGCTCCGGAGAAGTGCGCGAGGTCGTGGAGGCCGTGCGGACACTCGTCGCGTCAGACGTCCCGGCCGGGGTGCAGGCGTGGGTGACCGGTCCGGCGGGGTTCACGGCCGACCTGGTCAAGGGTTTCCTCGGCATCGACGGTCTGCTGCTCATCGTCGCCCTCGGCGCCGTGTTCGTCATCCTCGTGGTCGTCTACCGGTCGCCCCTCCTGCCGATCCTCGTGCTGCTCACCTCGGTGTTCGCCCTGTGCGTGGCTCTGCTGACGGTGTGGTGGCTCGCGTTCGCCGGCATCGTCGTGCTCAACGGTCAGGTGCAAGGCATCCTGTTCATCCTCGTCATCGGGGCGGCGACCGACTACGCGCTGCTGTACGTGGCGCGGTTCCGCGAGGCGATCGGCGCGGGAGACAAACGGTGGGATGCCACGATCCGGGCGTGGAAGGGAGCGGTCGAGCCGATCCTGGCCTCAGGTGGCACCGTGATCGCGGGGCTCCTCTGCCTGCTACTGTCCGACCTCGCCACCAACCGCGCCCTCGGTCCGATCGCCTCGATCGGCATCGCCTTCGCCGTGCTGTCGGCGTTGACGTTCCTGCCGGCTCTTCTCGCCCTGTTCGGGCGCGCGGCCTTCTGGCCTTTCCTCCCCAAGGCCGGTGCGACCGATCTCCCCGACGACCTCACGGCTCCGGTGAAGGGGCTGTGGCCCCGCCAGGCGCGCTTCGTCGCCCGACGGGCGCGACCGGTGTGGATCGTCTGCACGGTCGTCCTCCTCGCGGCGTGCGCGGGCCTGACGCAGCTCCGCGCGGACGGCGTGCCCTCGAGCGACCTCGTGCTGGGCGCATCCGAGGCCCGCGACGGCCAGGCGGCACTCGCCGAACACTTCCCGGGCGGCTCGGGCAGCCCCGCGTACGTCCTGGTGGCGGAGGACCGTGCCGCGACAGCGGTCGAGGTGCTCGATCGCGCGAGCGGCATCGACTCGGTCGCCGTCCTCTCCACCGATGCGATCGGCGGACAGGCACCCGTCCAGGCGGTGGACGGCAGCCTCGTGACGACCGCGTTCGGCCCTCCGGGGACACCGGCACCCGCGCCCACCGTGTCCGACGGCGACGTGCTCCTGGCCGCGACGCTCACCGACACGGCGGATTCGGCCGCGGCCGACGACACGGTCCGTCAGCTCCGCGTCGATCTCGCCGATGCGCTGGGGGAGGGAACGGCCCTGGTGGGAGGGGTGACCGCGACCGACATCGACTCCATCGACACGTCGATCCGCGACCGCACTCTCATCATCCCGATCGTCCTCGCGGTGATCCTACTGATCCTGATGGCGCTGCTGCGGTCGATCGTCGCGCCGGTGCTCCTCATCGGCACGGTCATCCTGTCGTTCGGGGCGGCGCTGGGCGTGAGCGCCCTCGTCTTCAACGGGCCCCTGGACTTCCCCGGCGCGGACCCTTCGGTTCCGCTGTACGGCTTCGTGTTCCTCGTCGCCCTCGGGGTCGACTACAACATCTTCCTGATGTCGCGTGTGCGCGAGGAATCCCTCGCTCATGGCACGCGCTCCGGCATCCTGCGCGGGCTCGTCGCGACGGGCGGGGTGATCACGTCGGCGGGTCTCGTGCTCGCGGCGACCTTCGCGGCGCTGGGTGTGATCCCCATCCTCTTCCTCGCCCAGCTCGCGTTCATCGTGGCCTTCGGCGTTCTGCTCGACACCTTCGTCGTCCGCTCGCTCCTCGTCCCGGCGCTCGCGTACGACCTCGGCTCGGCGATCTGGTGGCCGTCGAAGCTGTGGCGTCGCGACCACGCGCAGTCGGCTAGCGGCGCGAGCGCGGGCCGGGACCCGCGCGACGGGCAGCCCGCCACCCGCGGGAGCGCGCGTAGGCTCGACGCATGA
- a CDS encoding isochorismatase family protein, whose amino-acid sequence MTRALFIVDVQNDFTEHGALGVAGGDAVAERISRYLATHADEYAVIVASRDWHHGDDDNGGHFSATPDFVDSWPVHCVAETEGAEYDAIFDAGRVTHHLKKGQGHPAYSLFEGVSDDGQTAADILDAHGIRDIDIAGIATDYCVRASALDAIAAGRTVRVFTDLVAGVHPTSSEAALAEIERAGATLVPSEL is encoded by the coding sequence ATGACCAGGGCACTGTTCATCGTCGATGTCCAGAACGATTTCACCGAGCACGGGGCTCTCGGAGTCGCCGGTGGCGACGCCGTCGCCGAGCGCATCTCGCGTTACCTCGCCACGCATGCCGACGAGTACGCCGTGATCGTCGCCTCGCGCGACTGGCATCACGGCGACGACGACAACGGCGGTCACTTCTCGGCCACCCCCGATTTCGTCGACTCGTGGCCGGTGCACTGCGTCGCGGAGACCGAGGGGGCCGAGTACGACGCGATCTTCGACGCGGGGCGGGTGACTCATCACCTCAAGAAGGGGCAGGGGCATCCGGCGTATTCGTTGTTCGAGGGTGTCTCGGATGACGGGCAGACCGCGGCCGACATCCTCGACGCCCACGGCATCCGTGACATCGACATCGCCGGCATCGCGACCGACTATTGCGTGCGCGCCTCAGCCCTCGACGCCATCGCGGCGGGACGCACGGTGCGGGTCTTCACCGACCTCGTCGCCGGCGTGCACCCCACATCCAGTGAGGCCGCGCTGGCCGAGATCGAGCGCGCCGGGGCGACGCTGGTGCCCTCAGAGCTCTAG
- a CDS encoding HAMP domain-containing sensor histidine kinase, whose product MFHPVPVNASAQSSPPGGSGLDGTARGERPLATFRRVLPTDWDDQVDQFAIVKLDGGGFVRGWNLGAELIKGYTEDEIVGSHFSRFYREEDRRRGVPDSLLASAQRDGHVEDTGWRVRKDGTEFWARVTISAIRSDQGQVLGFVKIVRDLTSEKQAADEQAALQRTFAHDLLSPVTALRGYLDLLADELPADHRLLRLASEASEHLVAMAQALATNATTRPERERRRATLDLVARGAVALVLPGDSTGRVVFGRMDAIPVTGDVLGLRRAVANVLENAAKYSDDEITVETYETDEGAVISVSDRGRGIHPDDLHSIVEEGERGRLADPHDGGSGIGLASVQRVVTEHHGVLRITSEPGVGTRVTISVPRADDLEL is encoded by the coding sequence GTGTTCCACCCTGTCCCGGTGAACGCATCCGCGCAGTCTTCTCCTCCCGGCGGTTCCGGACTCGACGGAACCGCCCGCGGTGAACGACCGCTGGCGACCTTCCGCCGTGTCCTGCCGACCGACTGGGACGATCAGGTCGATCAGTTCGCCATCGTCAAGCTCGACGGCGGGGGTTTCGTCCGCGGATGGAACCTCGGGGCGGAGCTCATCAAGGGCTACACCGAAGACGAGATCGTCGGCTCGCACTTCTCACGCTTCTATCGCGAGGAGGATCGGCGACGCGGCGTTCCGGATAGCCTCCTGGCGTCCGCCCAGCGCGACGGTCACGTCGAAGACACGGGATGGCGGGTCCGCAAGGACGGGACCGAGTTCTGGGCGCGCGTCACCATCTCCGCCATCCGCAGCGACCAGGGGCAGGTCCTCGGGTTCGTCAAGATCGTGCGCGACCTGACGAGCGAGAAGCAGGCCGCCGACGAACAAGCTGCCCTTCAGCGCACCTTCGCCCACGACCTGCTCTCCCCGGTGACCGCTCTGCGCGGCTACCTCGACCTTCTCGCCGACGAGCTCCCCGCGGACCACCGGCTGTTGCGCCTGGCGTCCGAGGCGAGCGAACACCTGGTGGCGATGGCTCAGGCCCTCGCGACCAACGCCACGACGCGGCCCGAGCGCGAGCGACGGCGGGCGACGCTCGATCTCGTCGCACGCGGGGCCGTGGCTCTCGTCCTCCCGGGCGACAGTACGGGGCGCGTCGTCTTTGGACGAATGGATGCCATCCCCGTCACGGGCGACGTCCTGGGTCTGCGCCGCGCGGTGGCCAACGTCCTCGAGAACGCGGCCAAGTACTCTGACGACGAGATCACCGTCGAGACGTATGAGACCGACGAGGGAGCAGTGATCTCCGTGAGCGATCGCGGTCGCGGCATCCATCCCGACGATCTGCATTCGATCGTCGAAGAGGGAGAACGCGGCCGGTTGGCCGACCCCCACGACGGCGGAAGCGGCATCGGTCTCGCGAGCGTTCAGCGCGTCGTGACCGAGCATCACGGTGTGTTGCGCATCACCAGCGAGCCGGGAGTGGGGACCCGGGTCACCATCTCGGTGCCGCGGGCCGACGATCTAGAGCTCTGA